GGCCATGCCTTTGATATCCTCCCTATGAGACTGAAGTTCCTTTTTCATACCTAGGGTggaaaaatgaattaattttaaattaaaactgtTATAAATATCAGTCAACACATTTTCACCTTTAGGAAAATGTACATTGTGAGGGATAATAAAATCGTGTTTCTTAAATtacaatataaatattcataatgtttATTATATGGAAACACGCATGACAAAAACATGCAGGctcaatatgtacagtataaatagGAGTTACTCACTGTCTTCTGGAAGTGCAACTCCTAATACggttttctgtttgttctcCAATTCAGACACCTTTCTCTTAAAAGTTTCAAGGCACTCTCGAATCTCCTGAACCTATTTAGAGGACAAAGGAAATTATTGGGACAACCTGGGAGATCACGGCACAAACAATTTCGACTACTGATATTTGCCTGAGAATTCACAAATACAATTTTTAGAGTTAGCCATCTCAAATTAAAATTGGATAAACCTCTCTCAGTTCCCGATTACATTTAACACATGCACAAATGTTCCATGCCTAGAAACTGAAAGCTGCACTCATAGCATATTAACAAACATTGGGATTGTTTATCCAATGTTCTATAGTGATGGACGATCCAAATGTGACCCGATATGAACCTTTCTAAAGAAGActtcattttctttctcttcttttcCTGAGGTCCCAGAACCAGGCTTTATCATGAGACCTGTGGTTTCTTCATCTTCATCCGAGGCATTAGCCGTCTAGTGAACAGAGATATGAATTTGTGAGTTACATTTTGAACAATtaacttgagattaaaattacaagttattattttattatatataacacttaggcctggtttcacagacaagacttAGCTTAAGTCCGTACTATGTCTtcattaggatatttaaattaggatatttaagtcacttttataaaaatgccttggaCAAAAACGTtaatggtgtgcatcttgaaacaaaacaatggcactggtatattttaagaaatgtcaggcAAGTTGTTTTTCGTTAAGACAActcaaaacattcattttagtctgggactagtcttaagcgtcgtctgtgaaaccgggaaTTAGTTTTACTAAACACAAAGTCAGACAAAAGgtagtttatttgttaatttatctATACATAAACTTGGATTTAATTCAATGTGACATCTTGTTCAGGATGCGACAAATCAAACCGTGAACAAATCGAGCAAAATGACCACGTTTTTATTATTGCACTATTATTACTATAGTGAAGCAATGATACATGGTTCCtgtgttttactacaaataccatagtTAAACTATCGTTAATAATGTCAAAAACATGCCTAATTTTTTAAGGGAAAGGCATGTTATTTCtccaattattttatttaaatgagtcTTATCTAAATGCTGTCTTGTTCTTGTAAGGACACAACTGAGTTAACTTCAAACAGAGAGGTTTATACACTGAATAAAGTGTTTCTATTATAACGTTAATCAACTCAAGGGCGTAACAGTTTGTCTCGTCGCTAGTAGTGCAGATGGGCTGTTTAGCTTCTACTGTTTGATATTATTACTGACTTATGCAAACACTTTGCATCAAAACGGCTAAATCTTCAGTCATAAAGCAGCAGATCTGCCACCCTGTGAGATTACGACAAATATTCTTGAACGCAAGTTTGACTGTATGCACTTTAATCGAGGGTTAGCAAGTTAGCCTGTTAGCCGGTTTCCCGAGTGCACTGCCATACTTTGTACATTTACTCACGTTGCCCAGTTCTTTGGTTCGGTCCCGCATCGTCGAAGTATTTCTATTGCAACTCGGATGAAAGTTTGCTCGAGTGGAGTGGCTTAGTTCATCCGTCCGCAAACTCAAAACTTTGGAAATCAAAAAGAGGGAGTTCCCATTCAAAATCACATTTCGCACCACCTAACTTCTCCAAATAACTTTCGCAGCAGGTTGTTGATGAGCTCAAACGGTGCCCCGATAATATGCGTAAATAATACGGATCAACTTCATTCGATGTTGCGCAGACCGAACGGCCTATTGCAACCAAATACCGCGAGAGCCATTAGAAAGCACTGCTTGTAAATACCTCTCGCGGTACTTCGTGTGAAACTTTAGTCTGTCTGCGCAGCGctgcatgaagtcgaacacgccCAAGGTCTAGGCATTTGTGTACGAATTTGGCCTGTTCTCCTTCTTTGCTAAAGTATTACAAGACGTTCAAGGTTTTTACCGCCCCCTGCTGTAtagaaacatacagtatttatcatttataacCACAAATTTATTCAGCCTTGAATATTCCACAGCTATTAACCCTTACAATAAGGAATACAAAGGGCAGTTGTAATGATAAATCATCGTTATTTTATATTGagtcagtttttatttaattatttgatcTCATATACAGTTAAGATTTATTTTCTTGTATGTAAACAAATAACAACATTAAGGGATaaccaataaaataatatttaaaaactatttgcTCAAGtgtttaacaaatacaacaggTTTGAAAGACAGatgatacaaatataaacaatcaaaacttgatatatttattttaccaattgtacagtacatatacataattaataaaatagatcagttacatactgcattgtatacttattattataaaatgtctAAAGATGTCTAAAGattttataatacaaataaagaacaaaaatgactgaaaattgaCTCCAAACTTTTCCCTTTTTAAACGACGGATACAAGAAAAAGATGAAACGAGATCATTCACAGGCCAGTTTGCCATCAAAGGAGGACAGAGTGATAGCAAAAGCCTGTAGAGCACACAGAGGAAAGCTGTAATCCATAGAAAACACATTGTCTGCTACCCGCCCAAACTGCATCACAATATAGTCCACTGAAAGACAGATAATAAGGATTTGAATTAAACGTTATAAtattgtcatatactgtatcataGCATGAAAGTAATAGGATAACCTGTCACTCACTATTATCTGGATGGACAATCTGAAAGTTTTTCACTGATGCTTGTGTAACTCGGCCATGGAAGTTGAGCACATACGACTGGGTTTGCTCATTCCAACTGGGTGACTTATTTACAAGAGAGACAAGATTCTCTTTGTTCCCATTCTCAAATCGAGTGAGTAAAGACTCCAGCTCCTATGACAtggaaaaaagtaatttatcTGTTGAGAATACATTATAACACCGCTGATTTATTCAATGAATCAAACATAAACTTTAAGGAATGAGGCAACAGATTGATTGTTTGCTCATTCAGACACCACTGGGGTTAACCGGTGCCATAACATGATTAGAACCACAACAAAATACTCACTGTTTTTGGACGAATAACAGCTCGCTCATCATTCTCATGCATACCGGGGATGATGACTGTCATTTTTCTTGGACCTTTGAAACCCAGCACGTTTTTCTCCTGTGACAGAAGAAAGAATAATAATAGAAAGCTTTCTCAAATTTGACCattattttcataaatataaatggtGCGCATGTTAACATACATAACATATTGCAGCTAGCTCTTGTCGCAGGGTGTCTGTTTCTTtgatgaatgtttttttctcaggATTTACTCCGTTGTCATAAACAGTGAATTTTGTCCCCAAGACATTTGACCTAAAAGGATAAGAATTATTACATGGCCAAAATTCCAAACAGTAAAAGACTTTAGTCATATAAACAACATGGACTGTAATGGCACTGACCTTAGTTTGCCTATGAAGCTCTCTGTATCTCTTGATAAATCAGTGGGATTGATTGATATCAAATAATTTGAGGttttgcatttctttcttttcctgCCCGCCATCAGAAACACCTGCGCATTCAAAATATTACACAACAGAAAAGCAGCGTATTCAGACATACCTAAAGAAAAAGGGTTTTCTCTCCTTGTCTTACCCGCTTCCCATCCTCCTTTTCCATGTGAAGGTAATATGTGGGATAAATTCCTTTCTCCACTCCTCTCTTGTCTCTGGTTATCCTGCACTGAATGGTCACATCTCTTGGAGCTGGACGCGTGGCAAACAGTTCCAAATCCTCCAAAGACATTGGAGAGGTCTGCGcaataaacatgaaaatgtaaaaatatggaATGTAataaatctacactgtaaaaatgttctgtccacgtaaataaaaaaataataattttacagttttttaatgtattttggaaatacggtcaaaaacataaaattacagaaaaagacagcaaatttacaacaacaacaaaaacggGAAAacaattgattattttatttttatgttattttacggtatatttctgtcgcTCTAGCTGAgaggaaatttcatttttttaaaaagtgaatttaaaCTACAATGCAATGTCTCACCCTTCCAATGTCCAGAGAATCACTGTCAGAAGAAGATTCCTTATAGTTAGAGTTAAAAGAAGCAAGATTATTCACATTTTTGGCTCCTTTTGGCTTTTTCGATGGTTTTTCAATTTCCCTTTTGTCTCcctcatctttttttttttcttcatcacTGTCACTGAGGTCATGTTTCGCTACAGTAAAAGAAGGAATGCgttaaaacatttctgcataATTCATAAGAAACCAAACCACTATTTAAAGATGAAGTTCATATGTTCATATGAAGGGATACTTTATGTGGTTGTGGCATAAAATATTCAACTGACCTGCAGTCAGGTTTTGCTCTTTTTCAGGTGTGGGAGAAACAGGACTCTTTGACCAGTCCTTTCTTTCATCCTCACTCTCTGATTCAACATTATTCTCTGCATCAATGTTGAACTCCATCACTGAATCAGTCTGAATTGCTGGAAAAGACCATGCGTACATTGTGCCATTTATATATTTGGAATGTTAACAATGCCAATGTCAGGTTATTTCCTATTTATGGATAAGAACTAGGCAGTGCAGGAAATGGCCTTTAACTTTTGTCATGCTTAACAATGGAGACACATCTCCGGTGCACTTACAAGATTGTTCCCCTGTCTTCACTTTCTCTTTGGATTCATTTTTCTTGTCCTTCTTCTTTATAGATTTCTTCTCTATATCTTCATTTTCCTCCAATTCTCCTGCCTTTTTTGGTACTTGGAAAGAATTATCAATTTAACAAAATGTCAAGACACAGCACACTAAAGCAGAATCAAAAGGTATAATTgaaaacaattaacaaacactcacattttgtttgtctctttttcatgcattttttctttgttttctttacatCTGTTTTGTCCTCTGTGTCTAGAATACATTCAGGGCTTGGTTGGGTGCTGATCTCTAGATCAATCTTCTTGGGCATGACCGGATGAGACACATCCATCTCTTGTGATGTTTCTTCCACCTTTGATGAAATAGTCAGTTCTCCTAAACTAATCTCCTCCACAGTGCTTTCATAAACTTGCTCAGGTTGTGTGTCTGTTAACAAAAGGTAGTCttgcaataaacaaaaattCCATGGAAACATCTCTGAATAATTCTGATTTCTGGTTTTAATGTATCTACCAACCATTGAGGGAAGTGTTGCTCTGAGACTGGCTTATTAACAAAGCTGTGTCATCAGATCCAGCTTTCTGTCTCCGTGTCTTTGTATGAATGTCATGATTCGCTGTGaccatcctggcatctgtcctTCTTCTTTGTTGCTTTTTGATCAAAAGTGAACGCTACAAGATATGTTAATATGATAAGAACTACAGTACATTCTATCAAACgttctttaaaaataataaaaaataaatcataggGAAAAGTAATTGGAAATAATGCTATTCATTTATGAccaaatattattaaatgttaGTAGGTTGAAATCTGTTGCCACagcaaacataaaaatgtaaactttaaaaaaaaatgcaagtgATAACAAGTGTATACAAAATAACAagtgattaataaatgctgaaaatctATATAGTTTATTACTGTATTCTGTTTGAAGTAATGAAGATAACGAAAGCTAAGATTGACAGTAATATTAGAAGTAGTGGGATTTTTTCAGTGGTATCTAAGAGCATAACAATTTAATCTGTACCTGATTGTCCAGCTTTTGCTGTCGGATCTCTGCCTCCTCCATTTCTTTTGTTGTAAAAGAACGCCTTTTATGTTAGTATAACACCTATAAAAATAAAGAGATCTACCATATTACAAGAGTAAAAGCATTGAAAACATAGTCATCTCCGCACTTGTTCAAAGGGTTCTTtctccccccccctctctctctctctctctctctctctgtgtgtgtgtgtgtgtgtgtgtgtgtgtgtgtgtgtgtgctgctcgATCTGACATATCCACCTGCATGAACAGATGGTAAAGAAGATTAAAGCGGATAAAGTTCTTACACTCAACACACCAGTGAGACATACACAATGGATTCTCCATCATCACTGACATCAGAAACTATTTTATGACTTGACTCTGAAGTGCTGTGAGGTACAATATCAGCACTATTGATAATTCTACTCACTaaaaacagttgggttaaaaataacccaacatataACCCATATATGGGTTACTATAGCACCGACcccttgttgggttattttaacccaatatATTGGGTTGCAAGTTTTACCCAATCAGTTGGGTTATAAAATAACTAATTTGTTGAGTTATTTTTGCCaacatgttatttattgttttcttattattgctatatttgttgtttattatttttggccatcctatttattattatttgattgctgtgtaaacaaataatgcacaacatagaaatacctttataattttttatttccaaTACAATAAGATTGGTtgcagttgttttattaatgtacttCCTTTGATCATAATGTTACTAGCAGTTAAGTATCAATTTAcaagaatcaaataaataaacagaacagagGCTAATCTAgtttatacaattataaaaagttACAGAACCACCAGGCTTGGCATActctaaaatgtaaatatacaacacgTATCAACTGCTTCTAAAAGACGGTCTTCCTCCAGCATCATTCTTCCCACAATAACGAAGACTTAAGAGGAACCGGTTTTATCCCCAAGCTGCAGAACATGAAAGTCTTCCATTGCTACTGATGAATGATGTTTGTTCCAACCTATAAACAGATATTctcttttgtaaatatacatacatacacattattatttttattattacaataattatttataattaaaacggTATTGTCAAAAATTATGTACAGTCATGTGGAAAAAAGTACAAGCACATGTTGATACCACAAATTCTTTACATCTTAGCCGGATGACCTGTAGGGGTCCCACTTTTCCTATTgactttaattgtaaaaattaGTACACAGTGTTCATTTCATGTGTCATATGatagattatattaatttattattatgtacacGTTTCATTACGTATTtgtctaaatataaaaaatgaaacactgttgGTCCTTTTTCACACGACTGTACTAACAGGAAGTTTCAGACATTAATCTCTTACCTGCAAATTTGTCAGTTAAGGCTTCAGGCTCACACTTCGGAAATTTCCTTTGCATATAATCTCTAAAAGATAGATAAATATATTGAAAGCTTGTCAATGAAGGCCATTGCTGCAAGTCTAGAAAACGAAAATGCCACTGAGGCAAGCCCCCTCGTGTTTTGTGGTCAATGAACgccaaaataatgtattttctgCTATTTGCTTTAAACGTATGATAACGGTAATAAATGAAAcgaaataaaatgaacacactCCTCATTTGAACTCCGGTGTCTTTGAGTGGCGCTGCAGCGGTTGGAGTCCTGACGCTTCCGCTGGGTCCTAAATCCCGTATGCGCCGCCAAATATCTAAAATATGATTTCCACAAACGTTTATGACTTACCTAAAAGTTTcgtataaagaaaaacaaatcgaGGGGGCGtcccaaacaattattttttatctaCGTTTGAAATAGGATGGTTATAAAAGCAATGAAATTTGTTATGAAAAAAACACGGCATACaaacatgtgtatatatatatatatatatatatatatatgcacacacatgaacgcactttttatttaattaaagtattattaatattaacttacctctcgtCTGTCAGCAGTGgcgccggtgttctgccaatttatgctacccataaattaTGACCCAATGAACGTCAGAAATTACCCAACAAAACGACCCAATATCTCTAACCCAACTATTGGGttacaaaaataacccaacgtttTTTAGAATGTATTGATAAAAACTAAGTCTTATGTGTTTACCAAAATATAACTCTGAGGTGTctcataaaaatatacagttcTAATAATATGGATTATTGCTCTGCGTATACACATGACAATGCATCTTCAAAATTATGTAATTATTCTTTCACATCATATTTTTCTCGGATTTCCTCCAGTTTGGTACTTGAATAAAGATATGTGGACGTTAAGCAtgcaacaaaaacattaaaaaaatgaaaataattttcgTAATTATTGCAGGTGTGCAGTCATACTCTTTTAATAGTCTATAAATGATATATAGAGCATAACACGAGCTGTACGGCAGATGCGATGAGGCGCTCCAGTACACTAGATGGCGCTGTTTAATGTTGTTCGTAACCGGAAAACACGGGACTGAGCACTTTTGCTGATTTGCAAACAGATTTGACGTGTTTTGGTTTTTGTTTAATCGCAAACCGCTTTAAAAAGTATTTGGTTTTGCCACCGGATCGAATGAAGACACTGGGAATACTTTTTTGTTCTACACTGCTCATGTTTGACGCTCgtgtattttcatgtatttgtatCAACTGGAATACAACCTGGGATTAAAATTGTACAGTAAGTGTTTCAACGTCTGTTGCGTATTGTCCGCTCTCagatttgtgttaaataaatgtaaaatgaattaATGCAATCCACATCGAATTAAATTAGCTAAATATGCTGTGGTCTTTATTTGCTTGGTCTTCAGTGATAAGTCTATCAGTATTGGCCACAGAACTGACCAATAATCATGACTAAGGAGATTTTAGAGGAAGGGGTGGGCCAGTTGAGTAATGACGGGGTTAAAAAGCGATTCAGAAGATGCTGGTTTCCCCTTTTTACCCTAGAAACGCAAACAATCAGCAATGTTTTGTAAAGGGGATAGGACCAATAGGTCTGGCGAATCTGGTGGTTTTTCCTTTTACGGATTTATGAAATTATTTGCTTTATTCTGGAAAACTAAagacagaaaagaaaaagtcaTGTGAGTTCTTCATTGATAAGAAATGTTTGTTGTTGGTGCATGGTGAATGTTTTTCTATTGCTGACTCGTATTACTGTCTGTGTTTTTCCACAGATGTCCACTGTGCCGCGTTAAATCTAATAGGATGATCAAAAGTCAAGAACAAGATGTAAGATGTCTCtttcttattttattgtgtgtgaTTGTGCATTGACACACATTGTACTGAGGCACCTAAGCCTGTTTTGAACAAGTAAACCAAGGTTGCTTAACCCTAAGTCTTGTGCTGACATGCCCCAGTGATGTCAGTGTCTGATGATCATGGTTAGAAACGTTAGTCATCACGTAAATGCTAAGACTTGGTCTGAAAACGTTATTACTGCTGGATTACAATCCAAGATGAGCCTCAGTGTTGTCTTTTTAAAGGTATAATATGTAACACATGTTTGATAGTTCAGTGTAAGTTTTGGACCTAAAAATGTTgctctgttgttgttgttgttgctgcaggAATTTATTGCTGTGAGGGTTCAGGATCCTCGGCTTCAGAATGAAGGGTCTTGGAACTCATATGTGGACTTCAAAATTTTCCTTCATGTGAGTATTTTTGCTTCAAGGATCTCTGATAATAATCAGATGTGTGAGTTCATAAAGCTCTAAAAATCCTACTCCTTTTTAGGGTATTTTAGATGTTAACTTGATCAGTGTTGTCGCAAGGAATTGTTATCTTGTCTAGATtcttattttgagttttttgtATTCGTTGTTAATGCATTTGTGTTGATTAAATCACAGACTAAAAGGCTGTGACCTAATTATTTGTTGAATTGCTTGGAAGGGATTTTGCATGCCACATGAGTGGTTTATGAAAGAATATAATGAAAATCCTTGAGAAGACTTGTACTCTTTATAATGAATATAaacatacagccacagaaaaaaatgaagagaccatttcaaagaccatttcagtttttcctgaatttactatttatagatatgtgtttaggtcaaatgttcatttttttcgtgaaatatttctcctaaatttcaagtttctatttgcagaaaatgaaaactggagaaacaagtcAAATAACAGAAaggatgctctgtattttttcagacctcaaatgctgcaaagaaaacaagttcatgttcacttttaagcaacacaacagtaatatttgtacatgtatttaggaaaagcttCAAATGTATTTAACCTCTGTTTTTTTCACGGTTTTCATGctatcagtctttcacattgctgttgggtgactttggggcggtttcccagacagggtttaagcctagtctcagactaatttaaatgtgagagatgccttgatcgaaaacaacttgcactgacatatcttaaaatatatcactgtgattgttttgtctcaagatacacacagtaatattttttttgtaaagtatgttttttaaaacaacttaattatcctaatttaactaaggcctagtcctggcttaagctaatccttgtctgggaaaccgccccttaatgTACCTCCtgaggtttaattttgttgatattcaacagacactggactggaatggccacaatacatccagAAACACTGATTGAATTAACATtttgaatggtctcttattttttccgtggctgtatgtgTGCCTGTTTGTGTGTATAGAACAACAGTTGTTTTGTCTGCATGTATGGTGTTGTAATTTGACTATGGTTACTGTGTCTGTCACCAGACAAACAGCAAAGCGTTCACTGCGAAAACATCCTGTGTGAGGCGGCGATACAGCGAGTTCGTGTGGTTGAAGAAAAAACTCCAAAAGAACGCTGGTCTTGTGTAAGCACATGCACATTTTCAAATATCGTATACCTGATCATATCTATCTCTGCTGCTTTTCTTTACAATAATATCACATTCACTACTACTGGATTAATTTTGGGATACTTATATAAAGGACATACTGTGTCAGAAATGCTTGTGTAATATGCAAATTCGGTTGGGTTGATTCCTATTGTTTTTACCCACAGACCTGTTCCCGATCTGCCCAAAAAATCcttcttttcatttataaatgatGACTTCATTGAAAGGAGAAGAAAAGGTCTACAGAGCTTCCTGGACAAGTCAGTTTTAGTTTAGTGAGAAATATTTCACCATGCCAGTATTCGACTTTCTCATTTTCTTCAAATGATTGATTGCTGTCGTTTTACTTGCAGGCTTCTGCACATGACAGTATGCCTGTCCGACAGCCAACTCCATCTCTTCCTGCAGACTCAGCTTCCTATCAAGCACATTGAGGATTGTGTGCAAGGCCACACCCCCTACACTGTGACCGAGGCCATTCTGACTTATGCTACCTCCAACCGCGGATGGGCACAGGAGGAGGGGGTCGGGGTGCAAGAGTTATGGACAGCCCCTGTTACATATGAATCCACTGAGAGGTAAAAATGATTGCGTTCAAGCATATCATAAAGtagtattaatataaataataatcatcctaatattaatataaatcatcCATTTACAGCCCAGCTCCTCACCTACCCACGTCCAGTAGATTTGAGCCTCCAAGAGAAGTTACAGATGCTTCAGATCTAGAAACAGTGCTGATACTGAGTGAAACAGAACAGGCTGGATCTGGTTTAAAGGAGGAAAGTGACCCTGAACACATGATTCAAGAGAAAGAAAGCACCATTAATCTAGTGGTTGATGCTGAAAGTGGTAAATCCAAAAAGACACAAAGGCTTGATGGGAAAGATCTACAAAGGGATGGACATGAATACCATGTCCCACAGACTGATGAACCGCGAGGAGATCTATATTGTCTAGATAAAGCAGAACGAGAAATATATGCTGGCAGTGACATTGAAAGAAGGACCCTTGATGGTACCAGCGAAGAAAAAAAGGGCCATCAAAAAGTCGCCCTAGAGCAGTGTGACCGCATAGGAAAAGATCTTGTTAAAGCCGAAGATCAAACTTCTGAAGATGTTGCACTTGATGGAACCTATGTTTCTGAGGAGAACATCCCAGATGCTAAACACCAAGAACATAGTGAGGCTGAGATAACCGAGGAGAGTGAAATCAGTGATGAAGAGAAAGTGAATGAAACCAGTCGCACACATTCAGAGATCAACGAAACACGTCTTTCACACTCAGAGTGCAGTGAAGATGATATCGGTGAGGTGAACGAGATCAATGCCAAATCTGTTCACGCAGGCAGTGCCGTTTTGATACTTGAGGGAATTGAGGAAGCGCTGGTCACGGAGACTGTGCAAAATGTCGACACGTATGATGACAGAAACCTCGATGCAAATACTGCTGATGTCAGCACACTTGTTTTACAAGCCATAGAGGTCGCTTCAGTGCAATGTCAGGAAAAGGATTGTCATATGATAATCTCTTCCCAACAACCCGACGCAAAATAATTCCAAATAGCAAGTATTTGGAGACActgtaaactcaaaatattgACTAACATAGAGCTGGAGGGAACACATCTTCACATGTTTTCACATTGATTGACTGttgacatgtttgtttattcgaCTGTTTACAGAAGATACACTGAATGACAGACAGGCTGTAGTTTTCTATTATAATGTGAATGAGAAGGTAGCAAAGATAATGCACTGTGCCATACGGAGTGGTGCAACaaatacttaaagggacagttcacccaaaaatgaaaattttgtcatgagCTACTGTCTCTCTAGTTGATTCAGGTTGAACACAGACAacgatatttggacgaatgcttgtaaccaaacagttcttggaccccactgactaccatagtaaacaaaattacaatggaagtcaaaagtgccccagaactgtttgctgtcctacattcttcaaaatatcgtatATTGTGTTCAACAGGAAGTTATtttccaagaactgtttggttacaagcattcttccaaatatctttctctgtgttcatcagaacaaagaaatgtatacagatttggaactattcgaaggtgagtaaatgatgacagaatttttatttttgggtgaactatcccttcgaGACCAATATAGGTTGGGAGGGAACTGTGTAAAGGGCGATGTGCATCACCATGGAAACctgattacatttatattattgtgTCGTATGATTTTAGCAACTTTACTGTCAAGCACGTGTTCCCCAAAGAGATGTGCTGAAATGTGGTGAGGTGTATGTTTTTGCATGTTCAAATTCCAGTTGTAGCTGACTAGGCACTTcccttttttttaagtaaaacatGTCACTCTTTTGGAACTTTGGGTTATTGACATTATTAACCTTTTAGAACCAGTGTGGTTTTCAAATTGATGCCGGATATTTTTTGAATTTACAGTAACAGCTAGTTGCTTCATTTGTGGACAAAACACTAATTTTAAtagattcatttttttctgagctATGAAATGAATGTTGCACTAAGTCTGAGTGTTGTTGCTCACTG
This genomic window from Triplophysa rosa linkage group LG18, Trosa_1v2, whole genome shotgun sequence contains:
- the si:dkey-220f10.4 gene encoding tubby-related protein 3 — translated: MEEAEIRQQKLDNQRSLLIKKQQRRRTDARMVTANHDIHTKTRRQKAGSDDTALLISQSQSNTSLNDTQPEQVYESTVEEISLGELTISSKVEETSQEMDVSHPVMPKKIDLEISTQPSPECILDTEDKTDVKKTKKKCMKKRQTKLPKKAGELEENEDIEKKSIKKKDKKNESKEKVKTGEQSSIQTDSVMEFNIDAENNVESESEDERKDWSKSPVSPTPEKEQNLTAAKHDLSDSDEEKKKDEGDKREIEKPSKKPKGAKNVNNLASFNSNYKESSSDSDSLDIGRTSPMSLEDLELFATRPAPRDVTIQCRITRDKRGVEKGIYPTYYLHMEKEDGKRVFLMAGRKRKKCKTSNYLISINPTDLSRDTESFIGKLRSNVLGTKFTVYDNGVNPEKKTFIKETDTLRQELAAICYEKNVLGFKGPRKMTVIIPGMHENDERAVIRPKTELESLLTRFENGNKENLVSLVNKSPSWNEQTQSYVLNFHGRVTQASVKNFQIVHPDNMDYIVMQFGRVADNVFSMDYSFPLCALQAFAITLSSFDGKLACE
- the snx11 gene encoding sorting nexin-11 isoform X1, which codes for MFCKGDRTNRSGESGGFSFYGFMKLFALFWKTKDRKEKVICPLCRVKSNRMIKSQEQDEFIAVRVQDPRLQNEGSWNSYVDFKIFLHTNSKAFTAKTSCVRRRYSEFVWLKKKLQKNAGLVPVPDLPKKSFFSFINDDFIERRRKGLQSFLDKLLHMTVCLSDSQLHLFLQTQLPIKHIEDCVQGHTPYTVTEAILTYATSNRGWAQEEGVGVQELWTAPVTYESTESPAPHLPTSSRFEPPREVTDASDLETVLILSETEQAGSGLKEESDPEHMIQEKESTINLVVDAESGKSKKTQRLDGKDLQRDGHEYHVPQTDEPRGDLYCLDKAEREIYAGSDIERRTLDGTSEEKKGHQKVALEQCDRIGKDLVKAEDQTSEDVALDGTYVSEENIPDAKHQEHSEAEITEESEISDEEKVNETSRTHSEINETRLSHSECSEDDIGEVNEINAKSVHAGSAVLILEGIEEALVTETVQNVDTYDDRNLDANTADVSTLVLQAIEVASVQCQEKDCHMIISSQQPDAK
- the snx11 gene encoding sorting nexin-11 isoform X2; this encodes MIKSQEQDEFIAVRVQDPRLQNEGSWNSYVDFKIFLHTNSKAFTAKTSCVRRRYSEFVWLKKKLQKNAGLVPVPDLPKKSFFSFINDDFIERRRKGLQSFLDKLLHMTVCLSDSQLHLFLQTQLPIKHIEDCVQGHTPYTVTEAILTYATSNRGWAQEEGVGVQELWTAPVTYESTESPAPHLPTSSRFEPPREVTDASDLETVLILSETEQAGSGLKEESDPEHMIQEKESTINLVVDAESGKSKKTQRLDGKDLQRDGHEYHVPQTDEPRGDLYCLDKAEREIYAGSDIERRTLDGTSEEKKGHQKVALEQCDRIGKDLVKAEDQTSEDVALDGTYVSEENIPDAKHQEHSEAEITEESEISDEEKVNETSRTHSEINETRLSHSECSEDDIGEVNEINAKSVHAGSAVLILEGIEEALVTETVQNVDTYDDRNLDANTADVSTLVLQAIEVASVQCQEKDCHMIISSQQPDAK